One stretch of Cedecea neteri DNA includes these proteins:
- a CDS encoding DUF2931 family protein: protein MEITRTAWLLPLLLLTACQGKPLSDAATQKGVPTKWTFDFFTPKALPALVTYAVVQDANGKIYEFNTLNSTPDLPKVIGEWNDKDRAPGGYWNHVERPPRHIIFCWDSIIDKKVYETALTIPKPVLEKMLRPSEFPGYRGRTVYYDRVQIGLAPEGKVAVWLQGSGSEPNYRVTPSVLKTVSGDKLDICRGITKHPDGYKYYGDTPEFIKGKVYPYGDW, encoded by the coding sequence ATGGAAATAACTCGCACAGCCTGGTTGTTACCGCTGCTTCTGCTGACGGCCTGCCAGGGAAAACCTTTATCCGACGCGGCCACGCAAAAAGGTGTGCCGACCAAGTGGACCTTTGACTTTTTCACGCCCAAAGCGTTGCCCGCCCTTGTGACATACGCCGTTGTTCAGGATGCCAATGGCAAAATTTATGAATTTAATACCCTGAACAGTACACCCGACCTGCCTAAAGTGATCGGTGAGTGGAATGATAAGGATCGTGCACCCGGAGGTTACTGGAATCACGTTGAGCGCCCACCCCGGCATATTATTTTTTGCTGGGACTCGATTATCGATAAGAAGGTGTATGAAACTGCACTGACTATTCCTAAACCTGTCCTGGAAAAAATGCTCAGGCCAAGCGAGTTCCCCGGTTACCGGGGAAGAACGGTGTATTACGACCGAGTGCAAATTGGCCTGGCTCCAGAGGGGAAAGTGGCCGTCTGGTTACAGGGAAGTGGTTCTGAGCCTAATTACCGCGTGACGCCGTCCGTCCTGAAAACCGTATCAGGGGATAAGTTAGATATTTGCCGAGGGATAACGAAACATCCCGACGGGTATAAATATTATGGAGACACGCCTGAGTTTATTAAAGGCAAAGTATATCCATATGGTGACTGGTGA
- a CDS encoding DUF2931 family protein — protein sequence MEITRTAWFLPLLLLTACQGKPLSDAATQNGVPTKWWFNFFTPKSLPAVVTYAVVQDAEGKVYEFNTLDSTKALHGVVAEWNENARTLNGHWNHVERPPRHIIFCWDSVIDKKVYETSLTIPKPILDKMLIPRVNQAPQGANEYYNAVQVGLAPEGKVSIWLSGVARGEPNYRVTPSILKTVSGDKLDICRGITKHPNGYKYYGDTPEFIKDKKYPYGRW from the coding sequence ATGGAAATAACTCGCACAGCCTGGTTTTTACCGCTGCTTCTGCTGACGGCCTGCCAGGGAAAACCTTTATCCGACGCGGCCACACAAAACGGTGTGCCGACCAAATGGTGGTTTAATTTTTTTACACCCAAGTCTCTACCGGCAGTGGTGACATACGCTGTAGTTCAGGATGCGGAGGGGAAGGTCTATGAGTTTAATACCCTCGATAGCACAAAAGCCCTGCATGGTGTTGTTGCTGAATGGAACGAGAACGCCAGAACGCTTAATGGCCACTGGAATCACGTTGAGCGTCCGCCCCGGCATATTATTTTCTGCTGGGACTCGGTAATCGATAAAAAAGTGTACGAGACTTCGTTAACCATTCCGAAACCGATTTTGGACAAAATGCTCATCCCGCGCGTAAACCAGGCCCCTCAGGGGGCTAATGAATATTATAACGCTGTGCAGGTTGGACTGGCTCCGGAAGGGAAAGTGTCCATCTGGTTAAGCGGTGTTGCCCGGGGAGAACCTAATTATCGCGTGACGCCATCGATCCTGAAAACCGTATCCGGAGATAAATTAGATATTTGCCGAGGGATAACGAAACATCCCAACGGGTATAAATATTATGGAGATACACCTGAGTTTATCAAAGATAAAAAATATCCCTATGGCCGCTGGTAG
- a CDS encoding sulfurtransferase, whose amino-acid sequence MLISASELQKRMAGGEQFALLDVRELEQWQTASLPGALSLNVYDYFVPDSTPEGYAAMAGAFVHAWQQLSVTSGATPVFFEQSVGMRSPRGLWFLWFALGADGLILDGGVDAWAAAGGKLTPGHGAQAVVSAAGAPICQPAMQQLAATRCETIDADQASTQLLDARRPTEYDGSFVHECCARAGRIPGSKLLFWEDVVEHGRFKSTEALAHLAAEAGFTPSKRVIIWCHRGARAATVLVALKLAGYQDVAVYVGSWHEWASHRELPLLSRGY is encoded by the coding sequence ATGCTGATTAGCGCCAGTGAATTGCAAAAGCGCATGGCTGGCGGGGAGCAATTTGCGTTACTCGACGTGCGTGAACTGGAACAGTGGCAAACCGCTTCGTTACCGGGCGCGCTCAGCCTGAACGTCTACGACTATTTTGTTCCCGACTCCACGCCGGAAGGCTACGCCGCAATGGCCGGGGCCTTTGTTCATGCCTGGCAGCAGCTCAGCGTGACGAGCGGAGCCACGCCGGTGTTCTTCGAGCAAAGCGTGGGGATGCGTTCTCCGCGTGGGCTATGGTTCTTGTGGTTTGCCCTCGGTGCTGACGGGCTGATTTTAGACGGCGGCGTGGATGCCTGGGCCGCTGCAGGCGGGAAACTAACGCCGGGCCACGGCGCACAGGCGGTTGTCTCTGCCGCTGGAGCGCCCATCTGCCAGCCAGCCATGCAGCAGCTGGCCGCTACCCGCTGCGAAACGATCGATGCCGATCAGGCCTCAACGCAGCTGCTTGATGCCCGCAGGCCAACGGAATATGACGGCAGTTTCGTGCACGAATGCTGCGCCCGGGCCGGACGTATTCCCGGTTCAAAACTCTTGTTCTGGGAAGACGTGGTCGAGCATGGCCGGTTTAAATCCACCGAAGCCCTGGCCCATCTTGCCGCCGAGGCCGGATTTACGCCGTCAAAAAGGGTTATCATCTGGTGCCACCGTGGTGCTCGCGCCGCCACGGTGCTTGTCGCGCTTAAGCTTGCGGGCTACCAGGATGTGGCCGTTTACGTCGGCTCCTGGCACGAATGGGCTAGCCACCGGGAATTACCGTTGCTTAGCAGAGGCTATTAA
- a CDS encoding ornithine cyclodeaminase family protein, whose translation MQIVNRQQVAELGGNDPIKALQDVEDTVRLLRNGEAVMPAETHVDLDTPLGKVYALPARVGGRFNATGVKWTAHRPRAADGYPQAMATTLLNRADNGLPVGLVESGSLTATRTAAVSALALKLAAPLRPSRVLLLGAGVQARAHLDMLAAHFPDLEMVYCWNKTPEPLADMLSHSGDLPWPVTQFETLSDALRQHWDVLITCTSASEPFLRPGIWRAGTLVLQIGYHEVAFETIAAADKVVVDLWGDFKLTSAKSLFQMYRAGLFDEQNVAADLTNLLVDGWRPSATDRVYFSSFGLNVFDIALAARVLQAAVDQGQGSNLPFGWEAADAD comes from the coding sequence ATGCAGATAGTGAACCGTCAGCAGGTCGCTGAACTCGGCGGCAACGACCCGATCAAGGCGTTGCAGGACGTTGAGGACACCGTGCGGCTGCTAAGAAACGGCGAGGCGGTGATGCCGGCGGAAACCCATGTCGATCTGGACACGCCGCTGGGCAAAGTTTACGCCCTCCCGGCAAGGGTTGGCGGACGGTTCAACGCCACAGGCGTGAAATGGACGGCCCATCGCCCTCGCGCCGCTGACGGCTATCCGCAGGCTATGGCAACGACGTTGCTCAACCGGGCGGATAACGGCTTACCGGTTGGCCTGGTGGAAAGTGGCAGCCTGACAGCAACCCGCACGGCGGCGGTGTCTGCCCTCGCCCTCAAGCTGGCGGCACCTCTGCGACCTTCACGCGTCTTATTGCTTGGCGCAGGCGTTCAGGCCCGCGCCCATCTCGATATGTTGGCCGCACATTTTCCCGATCTGGAAATGGTCTACTGCTGGAATAAAACGCCGGAGCCGCTCGCCGACATGCTCAGCCATTCTGGCGACCTGCCCTGGCCCGTTACGCAGTTTGAAACACTGAGCGATGCGTTGCGTCAGCACTGGGACGTACTGATAACCTGCACCAGCGCCAGCGAGCCGTTTTTACGCCCTGGCATCTGGCGTGCGGGGACGCTGGTGCTGCAAATTGGCTACCACGAAGTGGCTTTTGAAACGATCGCCGCCGCCGACAAAGTGGTGGTAGATCTTTGGGGCGACTTCAAGCTAACCAGCGCCAAAAGCCTGTTCCAGATGTACCGTGCCGGGCTTTTTGACGAGCAAAACGTGGCGGCAGATTTAACCAATTTGCTGGTGGATGGCTGGCGTCCTTCGGCAACCGACAGAGTTTATTTTTCCTCTTTCGGCCTTAACGTGTTTGATATCGCCCTTGCCGCTCGCGTGCTGCAGGCTGCCGTAGACCAGGGCCAGGGCAGCAATCTACCTTTTGGCTGGGAAGCTGCCGATGCTGATTAG
- a CDS encoding 1-aminocyclopropane-1-carboxylate deaminase/D-cysteine desulfhydrase has product MKNVNDFERVTLGFFPTPLESLPRLSETLGLNVKIKRDDYSGFGGGGNKVRKLEYLMAEACREGVKVVITTGGHQSNHARMVAAAARKFGMKPVLVLRGDEPQTYQGNLLLDKLFGAELQFLDPEGYFTQIEGAMQAHADAAAARGEKPMIIPLGGATALGALGYVRAVEEMDAQLRAAGESAPDIIVAPTGSGGTLAGLYVGARRYWPKTKIIGVSVSAKADWFQARISAMAGDCASLLDWDQSWQPQDIWIEDGFVGSAYGVPSEGGIEAIYQVAQQEGVLLDPVYTGKAMHGLIELAEEGRIPAGSSVIFMHCGGSPALYPFAQKLLEH; this is encoded by the coding sequence ATGAAAAATGTGAATGATTTTGAACGTGTTACGCTAGGATTCTTCCCCACGCCGCTGGAATCTTTACCTCGCCTTAGCGAAACGCTGGGCCTGAACGTAAAGATTAAGCGCGACGACTACAGCGGCTTTGGCGGCGGCGGCAACAAAGTCCGCAAGCTGGAGTACCTGATGGCCGAAGCCTGCCGCGAAGGCGTCAAAGTGGTGATCACCACCGGCGGGCACCAGTCTAACCATGCGCGAATGGTCGCCGCCGCCGCGCGTAAATTTGGCATGAAGCCGGTGCTGGTGCTTCGCGGTGACGAGCCGCAAACTTACCAGGGCAATCTCCTGCTGGATAAGCTGTTTGGCGCGGAGCTGCAGTTCCTCGACCCGGAAGGTTACTTCACGCAGATTGAAGGCGCGATGCAGGCGCATGCAGACGCGGCAGCGGCGCGCGGTGAAAAGCCGATGATCATTCCTCTTGGCGGCGCAACGGCGCTGGGCGCGCTGGGCTACGTTCGTGCAGTTGAGGAAATGGACGCCCAGCTTCGCGCCGCGGGCGAATCCGCGCCGGACATTATCGTGGCCCCAACAGGCTCCGGCGGAACACTCGCCGGGCTGTACGTCGGCGCCCGTCGCTACTGGCCCAAAACCAAAATTATCGGCGTCAGCGTGAGCGCCAAAGCCGACTGGTTCCAGGCCCGTATCTCGGCGATGGCCGGTGACTGCGCCAGCCTGCTGGACTGGGATCAAAGCTGGCAGCCGCAGGATATCTGGATTGAAGATGGCTTCGTCGGCAGCGCCTACGGCGTACCTTCTGAAGGCGGCATTGAGGCCATTTATCAGGTTGCTCAACAGGAAGGCGTCCTGCTGGATCCGGTTTACACTGGTAAAGCGATGCACGGTTTAATTGAGTTGGCGGAAGAAGGCCGTATTCCTGCCGGCAGCTCTGTTATTTTCATGCACTGCGGGGGCTCTCCGGCGCTCTACCCGTTCGCTCAAAAACTCCTGGAGCACTGA
- a CDS encoding M20 family metallopeptidase yields MKPLDATLDLLHQLTPFRSVAGYIDQQRNLALWLERWLIEETDAEVLYPVSQQLQDGAPPLVHVRIDIGSPRTLVLYNMYDVMPADEEGWEVDPFVGGIKHWSDKGDVFISRGAENNKGPLAGMLMVVRDLYHSGRLHTNIEILLEGEEEIGSGNLRRYLARQPCPVAPAEAVLFPSLCEYGGGAPRIYLGFTGRSGGRLVVKGGSWGGPKAAIHASNAAWIDNPVWRLVQALSTLAPPHANGVLETGELDEEASSILDDLALDFNLADELTFRRSEKFSISGDSFSHLAYLLGSAVLNISEIASLPHGAQGVIPPEAFADLVLRTPPIVDGERLMQRMKEQLASPALAGAVLEPGDSYPGYRFSIDDEGVLELMTSYHQQQAKPQIWPWAPGCAPAYAFAAVAPAFLIGGLGYGGNAHGVNEFVTLRGLQRYQQSLNDWLLAF; encoded by the coding sequence ATGAAGCCTCTCGATGCAACGCTGGACCTCCTGCACCAGCTCACACCCTTCCGCAGCGTGGCGGGCTATATCGACCAGCAGCGTAACCTCGCGCTATGGCTTGAGCGGTGGCTGATTGAAGAAACCGACGCCGAAGTGCTGTATCCGGTGAGCCAACAGCTTCAGGATGGTGCGCCGCCGCTGGTTCACGTGCGCATTGACATCGGTTCGCCGCGTACCCTCGTGCTGTACAACATGTACGACGTGATGCCCGCTGACGAAGAAGGCTGGGAGGTCGATCCGTTTGTCGGCGGCATTAAACACTGGTCGGACAAAGGCGACGTTTTTATTTCCCGCGGCGCAGAGAACAACAAAGGCCCGCTGGCAGGCATGCTGATGGTGGTGCGCGACCTCTATCACTCCGGCCGCCTGCACACCAACATTGAAATTCTGCTGGAAGGCGAAGAGGAGATTGGCAGCGGCAACCTGCGGCGCTACCTCGCCCGCCAGCCTTGTCCGGTAGCTCCCGCCGAAGCGGTGCTTTTCCCTTCTCTGTGCGAATACGGCGGCGGTGCCCCGCGAATTTACCTTGGCTTCACCGGCCGCAGCGGTGGCCGTCTGGTGGTAAAAGGCGGCAGCTGGGGCGGCCCTAAAGCGGCTATTCACGCCAGCAACGCGGCGTGGATCGATAACCCCGTCTGGCGGCTTGTGCAGGCGTTAAGCACCCTTGCGCCCCCTCACGCTAATGGCGTACTCGAAACGGGCGAACTGGATGAAGAAGCCAGTTCGATTCTCGACGACCTTGCGCTCGATTTTAACCTGGCGGACGAACTGACTTTCCGTCGCAGCGAGAAGTTCTCCATCAGCGGCGACAGCTTCAGCCATCTGGCTTATCTGCTGGGCAGCGCGGTGCTGAATATTTCAGAAATAGCCAGCCTGCCGCACGGGGCTCAGGGCGTCATTCCTCCCGAAGCCTTCGCCGATTTGGTACTAAGAACACCGCCCATCGTCGATGGCGAACGCCTGATGCAGCGCATGAAGGAGCAGCTTGCCAGCCCGGCGCTGGCCGGTGCCGTGCTCGAACCGGGCGACAGCTATCCGGGCTACCGTTTCAGCATTGATGACGAGGGCGTGCTTGAACTAATGACCAGCTATCACCAGCAGCAGGCAAAACCGCAAATCTGGCCCTGGGCCCCCGGCTGCGCGCCAGCTTACGCTTTCGCCGCCGTTGCCCCTGCCTTTTTGATAGGCGGCCTGGGCTACGGCGGCAACGCCCACGGCGTGAATGAATTCGTCACGCTCAGAGGCCTACAACGCTACCAACAGTCGCTCAATGACTGGCTACTCGCCTTTTAA
- a CDS encoding ABC transporter permease, with amino-acid sequence MLRYILSRFAQAVLVMFGVSLLIFYSLHLTGDPAAVMMPPGSSQQEIDNFRHAMGFDRPLLWQYGHYLTGLLHGDLGLSLRYEQPVTELIAQRVPATLLLAVSALAWSTAIGLLLGLVSAVWRNSFWDLLARLFAFSGQAVPVFWLGLLMIIWFSLHLRWLPSSGYGTFSHLIMPAISLGAYYMSAIARLVRASLIDVLAQDYIRTAQAKGLSSWRILIRHGLRNALIPVVTVQGMYFASLLGGALVTEIIFAWPGIGRLAVQAIQNRDFPLVQAIVLLAALVFVVVNLIIDLLYVVLNPRIRL; translated from the coding sequence ATGCTGCGCTACATTCTCTCTCGCTTTGCTCAGGCCGTGCTGGTGATGTTTGGCGTCTCGCTGCTTATCTTTTACAGCCTGCACCTGACCGGCGACCCGGCTGCGGTGATGATGCCGCCCGGTTCTTCCCAGCAGGAAATTGATAACTTCCGCCATGCGATGGGCTTTGACCGCCCGCTGCTCTGGCAATACGGCCATTACCTTACCGGCCTGCTGCATGGCGATCTTGGCCTGTCGCTGCGCTATGAGCAGCCGGTGACAGAGCTTATCGCCCAGCGCGTGCCCGCCACGCTGCTACTGGCGGTTTCTGCTCTGGCGTGGAGTACCGCGATCGGCCTGCTGCTCGGCCTTGTCAGCGCCGTCTGGCGTAACAGCTTCTGGGATTTACTCGCTCGCCTGTTCGCCTTTAGCGGCCAGGCCGTGCCGGTATTCTGGCTAGGTCTGCTGATGATTATCTGGTTCAGCCTGCATCTGCGCTGGCTACCCTCCAGCGGCTACGGCACTTTCAGCCATCTGATCATGCCCGCCATCAGCCTTGGGGCCTATTACATGAGCGCCATCGCCCGTCTGGTGCGCGCCAGCCTGATTGATGTCCTGGCCCAGGATTACATCCGCACTGCGCAGGCCAAGGGACTAAGTTCGTGGCGGATCCTGATTCGCCACGGCCTGCGCAATGCGCTGATCCCGGTGGTCACCGTCCAGGGAATGTATTTTGCTTCTCTGCTCGGCGGCGCGCTGGTCACCGAGATTATCTTCGCCTGGCCCGGCATCGGCCGCCTTGCGGTGCAGGCGATTCAGAACCGCGACTTCCCGCTGGTGCAGGCGATTGTCCTGCTGGCCGCGCTGGTGTTCGTGGTGGTGAACCTGATCATTGATTTGCTGTACGTGGTACTCAACCCGAGGATCCGGCTATGA
- a CDS encoding ABC transporter permease → MIFPGRALTRRPRRLISGDGVLGGLLLGTVILLALVAPWLPLPDPLINNLADTFLPPGSETTSGMHWLGTDQLGRDLLARILAGTRLSLTVVLLAAAIAAVIGTLLGMLAGYIGGWLDAVIMRLMDIQLAVPFILLILLVMALFGTSLENIILIMGVTSWAIYARVARAKTLELRELEYIEAVRAMGFSTPRILLRHILPNLATPLVVLLTLDIPRLIVLEASIGFLGMGIQPPTPTLGNLIGEGRSYMLLAEWLVLWPGLIIAALVVGCNLLGDSLLRKTHTRLD, encoded by the coding sequence ATGATTTTCCCCGGACGCGCCCTGACCCGTCGCCCTCGTCGCCTGATTTCAGGCGACGGCGTGCTGGGGGGCTTATTGCTAGGCACGGTGATCCTGCTGGCGCTGGTAGCCCCGTGGCTGCCATTGCCTGATCCGTTAATCAATAACCTGGCGGATACGTTCCTGCCGCCGGGCAGCGAGACGACGAGCGGCATGCACTGGCTTGGCACCGATCAGCTCGGGCGCGATTTGCTGGCAAGGATCCTGGCGGGTACCCGCCTTTCCCTGACGGTGGTGTTACTGGCGGCGGCAATTGCCGCCGTTATCGGCACGCTGCTGGGGATGCTGGCAGGCTACATTGGCGGCTGGCTGGATGCGGTCATCATGCGCCTGATGGATATCCAGCTGGCGGTGCCGTTTATTTTGTTGATTTTGCTGGTGATGGCGCTATTTGGCACCTCACTGGAAAACATTATTCTGATCATGGGCGTGACCAGCTGGGCGATTTACGCCCGCGTGGCGCGAGCCAAAACGCTCGAACTGCGCGAGCTGGAATACATCGAAGCGGTGCGCGCTATGGGCTTTTCCACGCCGCGCATTCTGCTGCGCCACATTCTTCCTAACCTCGCCACGCCGCTGGTTGTGCTGCTGACGCTGGATATCCCAAGACTTATCGTGCTCGAAGCCTCTATCGGCTTCCTTGGTATGGGGATACAGCCGCCTACGCCCACCCTCGGCAACCTGATTGGCGAAGGGCGCTCCTACATGCTGCTGGCGGAATGGCTTGTCCTGTGGCCGGGGTTGATTATTGCGGCCCTGGTGGTCGGCTGTAACCTGCTCGGCGATAGCCTGCTGCGTAAAACCCACACGAGGCTTGACTGA
- a CDS encoding ABC transporter substrate-binding protein: protein MKASGRKLATLAVLISLVTPFSYASELVIAQPASATAMDPGFLKEAATLVDNIFDTLVLRDKNMQLQPGLATAWKALDETTWQFDLRPGVTFTNGEPVNAAAVKFSIDRILDPANHAPTISYIRTIKSVEVTGDYQVRIHTDGPDPLLPTRMSRYPTYIVPPAYVSKVGAAEFARKPIGSGAYTLKEFIPDERVVMQANPHYWRGKPTIDQVTWRPIPEATARITALLTGEVQLVDSVPADLVSALKNKPGIHLEQVKGGGLTIYLGLKNGEKPLSDARVRQALSLALNRQAYTSQLLHGFGTPTGTMAGAKDFGYLNVPAPEQDVAKAKALLKEAGYPDGFTLKFQAPRRYIASAEVAQAIVQDLAAIGVKAQLEVPEWSVYTQQVASGKQAEMYMLAWGSTQTLDADAALYPILHSGEPYSTVSNPELDKLLNASRSTVDAKKREVILQDIQKVVAKEQPLIPLYREDSLYANSDNLTFTGRADARIPLYDLRLK from the coding sequence ATGAAAGCATCCGGCCGTAAACTCGCAACTCTGGCTGTATTAATTAGCCTGGTAACCCCCTTTAGCTACGCAAGTGAATTAGTTATAGCCCAACCTGCTTCCGCCACCGCGATGGATCCGGGTTTTCTTAAAGAAGCCGCCACCCTGGTGGACAATATTTTCGATACTCTGGTCCTGCGTGATAAAAACATGCAGCTTCAGCCTGGCCTTGCCACAGCCTGGAAAGCGCTGGATGAAACGACATGGCAGTTCGACCTGCGCCCTGGCGTCACCTTCACCAACGGCGAACCGGTTAACGCTGCGGCGGTGAAATTCTCCATCGACCGCATCCTTGACCCGGCGAACCACGCGCCAACCATTTCCTACATCCGCACGATCAAGTCCGTAGAGGTCACCGGGGACTACCAGGTTCGCATTCACACCGACGGCCCTGACCCGCTTCTGCCTACGCGCATGAGCCGCTATCCGACCTATATCGTACCGCCTGCTTATGTAAGTAAAGTCGGTGCTGCGGAATTTGCACGAAAACCTATTGGTAGTGGAGCATATACATTAAAAGAATTTATACCAGATGAACGTGTGGTTATGCAGGCTAATCCACATTATTGGCGTGGAAAACCGACAATTGACCAGGTCACCTGGCGCCCAATTCCAGAAGCGACCGCTCGCATTACCGCCCTGTTAACAGGGGAAGTGCAGCTGGTTGACAGCGTTCCTGCCGACCTGGTTTCAGCGCTCAAAAACAAGCCCGGCATTCACCTTGAGCAGGTGAAAGGCGGTGGTCTGACGATTTACCTCGGCCTGAAGAATGGTGAGAAACCGTTAAGTGATGCCCGCGTTCGCCAGGCACTGTCGCTGGCGCTGAATCGTCAAGCCTACACCAGCCAGCTGCTGCATGGTTTTGGTACGCCAACCGGCACCATGGCTGGTGCGAAGGACTTTGGCTACCTCAATGTTCCGGCACCTGAGCAGGATGTCGCCAAAGCTAAAGCTTTGCTTAAGGAAGCGGGTTACCCGGACGGCTTTACGCTGAAATTCCAGGCGCCGCGTCGCTATATCGCCAGCGCTGAAGTCGCCCAGGCCATCGTTCAGGATTTAGCCGCTATCGGGGTGAAGGCGCAGCTTGAAGTCCCTGAATGGTCGGTTTACACCCAGCAGGTGGCCTCCGGCAAACAGGCTGAGATGTACATGCTGGCGTGGGGTTCGACCCAAACGCTGGATGCCGATGCCGCGCTGTACCCTATCCTGCACTCCGGCGAGCCGTACTCCACGGTCAGCAATCCTGAGCTGGATAAGCTGCTGAACGCCAGCCGCTCCACGGTGGATGCGAAAAAGCGTGAAGTTATCCTGCAGGACATTCAGAAAGTTGTCGCCAAAGAACAGCCGCTTATCCCGCTGTACCGCGAGGATTCTTTGTATGCCAATAGCGATAACCTGACCTTTACCGGCCGTGCCGACGCGCGTATCCCGCTGTATGACCTGAGGCTGAAATGA
- a CDS encoding GntR family transcriptional regulator produces MLDLEKAQRMSLTMQVEARLKGALIVGTLKPGARLVTKEIAEQLGTSITPVREALLRLVSSGALDATPAQAFLVPEISLGRYHEITTIRKNLEGMAVEQAARYMDKTRLARLKQLCDAFLEAKHVSVEAALQANREFRFQLFEYAEMPTLTVLIEQLWVRIGPCFNYLYPQSEEMSQGHHNYDDLLEALAEKDEKRSVKAIHKAIDDGADILRRQYFG; encoded by the coding sequence ATGCTTGACTTAGAAAAAGCGCAAAGAATGAGTTTAACCATGCAAGTTGAGGCAAGGTTAAAGGGTGCGTTGATTGTGGGAACCTTAAAACCCGGCGCAAGATTAGTAACCAAAGAGATTGCCGAACAGCTTGGCACCAGCATTACGCCGGTGCGTGAGGCGCTTTTGCGTCTGGTCTCTTCCGGAGCGCTGGATGCCACGCCGGCGCAGGCATTTTTGGTGCCTGAAATTTCTCTGGGGCGTTACCATGAAATCACCACCATCCGTAAAAATCTCGAAGGGATGGCGGTAGAGCAGGCTGCGCGCTACATGGACAAAACCAGGCTGGCCCGCCTGAAGCAGCTTTGTGATGCGTTTCTTGAAGCGAAGCACGTCAGCGTTGAGGCCGCGCTGCAGGCTAATCGGGAGTTTCGTTTCCAGCTGTTTGAGTACGCAGAGATGCCAACGCTCACCGTGTTAATTGAGCAGCTTTGGGTGCGCATCGGGCCGTGCTTTAATTATCTGTACCCGCAGTCGGAAGAAATGAGTCAGGGGCATCATAATTACGACGATTTGCTGGAAGCTTTAGCGGAAAAGGACGAGAAGCGCAGCGTGAAAGCAATTCATAAGGCGATTGACGACGGGGCCGATATTTTACGTCGTCAGTACTTTGGCTAA
- a CDS encoding trans-sulfuration enzyme family protein, producing the protein MNKFATQSVHSGTFDDAHGAVMPPIYATSTFAQPAPGQHTGFEYSRSGNPTRQALETAIAELEGGQRGYAFASGLAAISTVLELLDSGSHIIAVDDVYGGTWRLIENVRKRSAALQVSWVKPDDLDGLQAAIRPETRMIWVETPTNPLLKLADLAAIADIAKRHRLISVADNTFASPALQRPLESGFDIVVHSATKYLNGHSDVVAGLAVVGANDELAQQLGYLQNAVGGVLDPFSSFLTLRGIRTLALRMEKHSGNAFQLAQWLETHPAVEKVYFPWLETHPQYHLARQQMSQPGGMISIVVRGDEKRAEEVIRKLKLFTLAESLGGVESLVSQPYSMTHASIPLEQRLSNGIVPQLIRLSVGIEDAGDLQADLAQALG; encoded by the coding sequence ATGAATAAATTTGCTACCCAGAGCGTGCACAGCGGCACTTTTGATGATGCACACGGCGCGGTAATGCCGCCCATTTACGCCACTTCCACTTTTGCCCAGCCGGCACCGGGCCAGCATACCGGCTTCGAATACTCGCGCAGCGGGAACCCAACCCGGCAGGCGCTGGAAACGGCGATTGCCGAACTCGAAGGCGGCCAGCGCGGATATGCGTTTGCCTCCGGCCTGGCGGCTATCTCAACCGTGCTAGAACTGTTAGACAGCGGCAGCCATATTATCGCCGTTGACGACGTGTATGGCGGCACCTGGCGGCTGATTGAGAACGTGCGCAAACGCAGCGCCGCCCTGCAGGTTAGCTGGGTGAAGCCTGACGATCTCGACGGCCTGCAGGCCGCGATTCGCCCTGAAACGCGGATGATTTGGGTAGAAACGCCGACAAACCCGCTGCTTAAGCTGGCAGATCTTGCCGCTATTGCCGACATCGCGAAGCGCCATCGCCTGATTAGCGTGGCCGATAACACTTTCGCCTCTCCCGCGCTCCAGCGTCCGCTGGAATCCGGCTTTGACATCGTGGTGCATTCGGCAACCAAATACCTGAACGGCCATTCTGATGTGGTGGCCGGGCTGGCGGTTGTAGGCGCTAATGACGAACTGGCGCAGCAGCTGGGCTATTTACAAAACGCGGTCGGCGGCGTGCTTGACCCGTTCAGCAGCTTCCTGACGCTGCGTGGCATCCGCACTCTGGCCCTGCGTATGGAAAAACACAGCGGTAACGCGTTCCAGCTCGCTCAGTGGTTAGAGACACATCCAGCAGTGGAGAAAGTGTATTTCCCGTGGCTGGAGACTCACCCGCAATATCACCTTGCCCGCCAGCAGATGTCGCAGCCCGGCGGCATGATTTCGATTGTGGTTCGTGGCGATGAAAAACGTGCAGAAGAGGTGATCCGTAAGCTGAAGCTGTTTACCCTGGCGGAAAGCCTCGGCGGCGTAGAGAGCCTGGTCAGCCAGCCTTATAGCATGACTCACGCTTCTATTCCGCTCGAACAGCGGTTGAGTAACGGCATCGTGCCGCAGCTGATTCGTTTGTCGGTCGGGATTGAAGATGCCGGAGATTTGCAGGCCGATCTCGCGCAGGCGCTGGGTTAG